The Chthoniobacterales bacterium region GTAATTCCATTCACCCCACTGTCCGAATTCCTGGCCTTGGAAGAGCAGTTTCTTTCCCGGATGCGCATACATCCAGCCGTAAAAGAGGCGCAGGTTGGCAAATTTCTGCCACATGTCGCCCGGCATTTTTTGAATGAGCGATCCTTTCCCGTGCACCACTTCGTCATGGCTCAGCACCAGCACGAAATGCTCGTGAAACGCATAGATCATCGAGAATGTGATGTCGCCCTGATGATGCCGCCGATAAACGGGTTCCTTTTCCATGTAGGAGAGGAAATCGTGCATCCAGCCCATGTTCCATTTGAAGCCGAAACCGAGGCCGCCGAGGTAAGTCGGACGCGACACACCGGGCCAGGAAGTCGATTCCTCGGCCATGGTCATGATGCCGGGATGCTGCGCGTAGCAGACCTCGTTGAAGCGCTTCAGAAAATGGATTGCCTCCAGATTTTCGCGACCGCCGTGGACATTCGGCACCCATTCGTTAGCTTCTCGGGAGTAATCCAGATACAGCATCGACGCCACGGCATCGACTCGCAGGCCATCGATATGGTACTCCTCCAGCAGGAATAACGCGTTGCCGATGAGGAAATTTCTCACCTCATTGCGTCCGTAGTTAAAAATCAAAGTCCCCCAGTCGCGGTGCTCGCCCTGGCGCGGATCGGAGTGCTCGAAGAGCGCAGTTCCATCGAAATTGGCCAGTCCATGCGCATCTTTCGGGAAATGCCCTGGCACCCAGTCGAGGATGATGCCCACGCCGGCTTGGTGGCAGCGATCCACGAAATAACGGAACTCATCCGGGTTCCCAAAGCGGCTGGTGATCGCGTAATAACCCGTGACCTGATACCCCCACGATCCGTCGAAGGGATGTTCCGCCACGGGCATGAGCTCGATATGAGTGTAACCCATTTCGAGCACGTAACCGAGCAGGCGATCCGCCAGTTCGCGATAGCTCAGAGGCCGGTTGTCCTCCTCCCAGACGCGCTGCCAGGAGCCGAGATGCACCTCGTAAATGCTTACCGGCTTGTTCTGCCAATTCGTCTGCGCACGAGCGGTCATCCAATCCGCATCGGCCCAAGTGTAACGATTGAGATCGAACACCATCGACGCCGTTTTTTCACTGTGCTGGCCATAAAAGGCAAACGGATCGCTCTTCAACTGGATGGTGCCGTGGGCGCCGCGCACCTCAAATTTGTAATGACAGCCCTCGCCAACATTCGGGATGAAAATTTCCCAGATTCCGGCCTCGAGCAATTTCCGCATCGGATGCACGCGCCCGTCCCAGCCGTTAAATTCCCCGACGACGCTCACGCGCTGCGCGTTGGGTGCCCAGACGGCGAAGGCGACGCCCTCGACGCCGTCGATGGTGCGAAGATGCGCCCCGAGTTTTTTGTAGATCTGATAATGATTCCCCTCGGCGAAGAGATGCGTATCCAACTCGCCCAGGACGCGACCGAAGGAAAATGGATCGTCGATTACGAAAACGTCGCCGTGCCAGGGAGTGATTTGCAGCCGGTAGCGAACTGGTTTCGCGCCCACGCTGGCCTCGAAGAAGCCCTGATCGTTCACCTGCGGAGCCTCGGCAATGACTGCACCCGTTACGTCGAGAATTGAGACGGCTTTTGCATCGGGCCGGAAGACGCGGATCACATTCTGACTCCCGACTTTTTGCGGCCCCAGCGCCGAAAACGGGTCTTGGTGGGTAGCGGAGAGGAGCAAACGAAGGTCGTGATCAGCGAGTGTGGAATTCATGGGGTTTGGGGACGATGCAATAGTGGTAGAATGTGCTTTTGATGGATGGCCTGCCAATCGAAATCGCGCCGGATGAGCTGCCGGACGTGCGAACTTGGGGAGCTGGAGAAAAAATGGCTGATTTTCCGCGTAATTTCAATGGGCGATGTAGCGAGATCGAAGACAATGCCGTTTTCTGTGGCGAGATGCGCCAGCGGCTGGGTGGCGGAGGCGAAAATGGGGAGCCCGCGCAAGCCCGCCTCCAGCATGGGCAGGCCGAAACCCTCCTGTTCGCTGGGGAAAAACAAGGCGTCGGCGATGGCATAGAGCGGAGTGAGATCGGACTCAGCGACGGGCCTTTCGTCGGCAAGAAAGTGGATTTCCTCATTCAAATCTAACTCGGCCACGAGCGCGTCGAGTTCTTTGCGATACGCCGCCTGATCCCCGGAAAATGACTCCGCCGCGCCGGAAATGAGCAGGCGGGGGGTGAATCCGAGCCGCTTCAATTCGGATGCAACTTGAATGCCGAGCCCGATGTTTTTGCGGCGCAGCAATCGCGTCGGATGAAACAAAACTGGGAACGCGCCCGGCAATGCAGCCCGCAGTTTTGGTCGATTCTCCAGAAGCGCGCCCGCGAGTTCGCCGACGTTGTCGATGCCGTTGGGAACCACCGTTACGGACGCGTGGCCGGTGAGTTTCTGGTAAGCGATGGCGCGTTCCGGGGAAATGGCGACGACGTGGGCTCCCGTCGGATGCTGGCGCAGGAGGTCGTTTTCCGGGACGACGTAATAAGGATTCACCGCCGCCAGATCGTGAACCCAGGAAATGACGGGCAACGCGCTCGCGGCCAGCACGTGACACGCCGCTGTCGCCGCCGGGCAGAACGGCATGGTGAGGACGTTGTGGACGATGAGAAAACCGAGTTTTTGGAGTTGAATGAAACTCACAAAAGCGTCCCGATTCGAATGGAACTCGCCTGTGTTTTGAAACCCCGGCACCGCGAGCCACGGGAACTCGGCTGCCATTTCGCCCTGACTCCCATCGCAAAGCAGGATGACCTCGTGTCCGTCAATGCGGAAGAGTCTCGTGTGCGCCGCAACGATGCGCTCGACGCCGCCAATCGCCGGGGGCATCGAATAATGCAGCAGGCCAATTTTCATCCGTCCATCGAGTCTGGCACAAATCACCGTGCGCCGACAACCCACTTGATTCTGCGGAATCTTTGGTTATTATCGCACTCCGCTTTTCAGCCCAACGCCAGGGTAGCTCAGTGGTAGAGCAGGGGACTCATAAGCCCTTGGTCGGGAGTTCAATTCTCCCCCCTGGCACCAGCGGGTTTTCGGCAGTCGCGGTCGCGTAATTCTGCTAACCTGCCGCGACTATTGAGCTTTGTAATGGACGCTGACGTTGCGAAAGACATCCGCGCCGCGCTCGGCTGAGAAATAGAAGAGCTGCATCGAGCCGCTGTCGAGTTTCCATTGGTAGCCAACGACCGTCTCCGTGACGTCGCCCGTGGGGGCTTTCTGGCGCGCGATGAGCGTGCCAGGACCGTAGAGCTGCTCGATCTTCGTCCGCACCTCGCCGAGAAATGTATCGTAATGGGCCACGTCCCAAGTGGCGTCCTCGTATTGCAATTCCACCTCCGCGAGCGTGGCCGACTGGAAATAAAACAGCGTCCGCTTCAGTCGTGGCTGGAGCAAGCCCTCCACCGTCCAGACATCGCGCTCGCCGGATTTGCCCTTGCTCACAATCTTCGCGCCGGCACCCTGGAGCAGCGTCGAGAGATGATCGGGCGTCTCGCCCCAGGCGAGTCCAAAGGGAGGACGCACCTCCGCAGCCGGGAGATTTACGATCCCGCCCAGCATTGCCAGCCAACAAAAAAACAGGACCCGTCGCCACATCGATGTTCGCAGTAAAGAGGAGAAGACTGGCGGCGTCAATCGGTGGATTCCTTCTTAAAAGGATTTGGTCGAGCCTCTCGCTTCCGGTGCGAAAATGGATTAGCCGGGCCAGTTTTTACACTAGCCCGACCGGCTTGAATTCGTGTCCAGGAAGAACCGTCTTCAAGCGGGCATTGCCGAGATGTGCGGTGACCACTTCGCCGAGCACATCGCGGAAATCCGTCGTGTGCAAAAGGTCCCGCCCTTGGTGGAGCTGGTCCTTCGCGAGCCCCGGCCATTGGGAAAGAACCGGGCTGGATTTGCCTGCTCGATTGGAGAGATCGCCACCCACGGCCAACATGCAATTGGCCCAGCCGTGGTCGGTGCCGGCAGTGCCGTTTTCAGCGGCGGTGCGGCCAAAGTCGCTGATCGTGAGGAGCAATGTGTCGTTCATTTTCGAGCCGAGATCCTTCGTAAATGCCGCGATGGCGTCGGACAATCCGCCGACGAGATTGCCAAACGCGCCCTCGACGTTTCCCTGATTTTGATGCGTGTCCCAGCCGCCGTAATCGATCTCGACGACTTCGACTCCGAGTCCGCATTTGATCAGCCGCGCGGCTTCTGCGAGACGTTTGCCAATGGTCGTTTTCGGGTATTCAGCGCCTGGCGTATAAACGCCAGCAGTGGCGCGCTGGATCTGATGCATCCCGTCGAGCGTCGTCTGCGCGGTCTCGGCGAGAAGGTCGCGGGCGGCGTTTTTTTCCTGGCGCGGCTCGACGCAATACGCGTGTTCCAAGGCGGCGGAAATAGAGGCGTCGTCACTCTGTTTCGAGGACGGAAACGATAGATCAGAAATCCCTTCCAGCGCAAACGCCGGAGCTTTGCCGCGAAGAATCCTTGGGAGATTATCGCCGATGGAAACCGCCCGCACCGGGCCATGTCCCGTCGAGGTGAGCAAGTGGCGATTCAGCCAGCCATCGGAACTGACTGTGTTGCCGATGACCCCCGTTTCCCAGACGTCCTGCTCCTCGAAATGCGAGCGCGTATTCAGCGCATAACCGACCGCGTGGAGTCCCATCGCCGTGCCGTCTTTGAAGAATGGCAGCAGCGCCGCCGCCTTCGGATGCAGCCCAAAAAATCCGTCGATGTCGAGCGCGCCACCCTCGGTTCCGGGAGCTTTGATCCCGATGCTTTTGCGAATGGCGGCGTAACCAGGATCGGCAAACGGCACGAGAAAATTCAGCCCGTCCATGCCGCCGCGCAGAAAAATGACGACCAAAGTTTTTCCCTGGGTCACGATAGCTGGCGCGTTGCTGCCGAGAATGTTGCCCGGTGAAATGCCGCAGTAAAGGGCGAGAGCACCAGTGGATTTCAGGAAAAAACGGCGTGAGATATTCATGGTAGTTAGCGGAGTCCGGCTTCGGGGGTTTGGCAGAGAAAATTAACGATCAAGCGGGAACGCGCGTCGCCGGTCGGTTCGGTTTTGGCGAGCAGCTCTATGGCGGCTTGGTTGGAGGTTTCGCTGAGGCAGGCACCGAGAAGCCGGGTGGCGGTGAAATCGAGCATTCGCTGGGTTTGCTCGGGGGTGAGTTTCTTTTCATCGCGCCACGTTTTTGGAATCACGGAAAGGAGTGGACCCTCGATTTTTTGACCCAATCTCCAACGCTGCATCAATGCATTGGAACTCACGTAATCCGAGTCGGCCGCCGAATAGCCGTCCGGTGTCGAGTGATCGAAAAGCCCCATCCCGCTGCGGCGCAAAAAGTCAGCAATCGGGCTCGTTTCCTCCAGCCGAACGGCTCGGGCCATGCGCAATGAAAAATCCAGCGGAGTTGCAATCCGCCGGGGCGCAGCGGCAAATTCCGGGCTCTGCACCATCGCAGTCATCAGCGCCTTCATGTCGCCGCCGGTCTTCAAATAGACCAGTCCCATTTTCTGAACGAGTGAGGCGGGAGCCGGATCGGAAACATAATGCTCGGCCAGTTTGCGCGAGATAAATTCACCGGTGCTCGGATACGAAGCCAGCATGTCGAGCGCCATCTCGACGCGGGCAAAACGCTCCTCGGGCGCGGCCTTGGGAAACTCTAGACCGAGAATCTGCGTGGGAGCCCCGGCATTCAAATCCGGGTCGTATCGAAACTCACCGACGAGGTCGCCGCCGGTGCCTTCGAGGTCGCCTTGCTCGGCCATGCTCCAGCCGGTGAGCAGGCCCGCAAGCGCCGTGACATCGGATTGGGTGTAGCCACCTTTAACCCCGAGCGTGTGAAGTTCCATGATTTCGCGGGCATAATTTTCATTGAGCCGACCGGCAAAACTCCGCTGCTGATCGAGATAGAGCAGCATCGCCGGGCTCATCGCCGAAGTGAGCAGCAAATCAGAAAACGATGCGACTCCGATGCGAGCAAAGGCCTCGTGCTCGCGACGTTTTTTCTCACGCCCAGTCTTCTCGATCCAGGTGGAAAAATGGTTCTCCGTCCAGAGAACGAATCGGTCGCGGACCGGATTTGGATCGACCACTGCTTCGTAGAGAACCTGGCGCACGAGATTGTTGCTGGCGTCTTCACCCGCGAAACGTTGATTGATCGCGGAACGCACGATGGCGCGCTGATTGGCGTCGGGAGCGAGGGCGGAAGCGAGCCATTGGGCCGGACCTTGAGTGAGCAACGGCAGCAGATCGGCAGGCGATGCTCCGAAGCCCAGACGATCCAAGAGCGCGACGGCTTTGGCATAATTTCCAGTGGCGGGTTCGCGTTTGGCGCTGACGAAAATTTCCTTCGTTGTGGAGGCCGTCTTTTTGCCATCCGCATCGAAGGCGACGACCTGCAAACGATGGCTCCCCGGCTTCAGCGAACGCGTCAGTAAAGGGAGTAAGACCGGATTCAGGCCATCGGAAATATCGGTCGCCAGATTCTGCGGAATGTCGTCGATCACGAGGTCCGCCGTGGCCAATCCATCGGGCGCGGAGAACTGCGCGACGACCGCGTCGGAGAGGCCGGCAGCCTGATTTTGCGGCCAGTATTTGAGGGCGACGCTGGCTTTTTGCGGAGTGGTTGACTCTGTGAGTTTGATGGCGCGCAGCCAGAAATTGCGGTCATTTTTGCGGCCATCGGATTCGTCGTTTATGAAGCGCACGACGAGTTCCTTGGGACCGGTAGGCAGCGAGAAATTGCCCGCGCGCACCTCGCTCCATTCGGGTTTGATTTCACTCTGGAGGACGGCGGTTTCCTTTCCATTGACTCGCAGCGCGACCTCGGCCATCGGCAGAACTTTGTAAAACTGGCCCTTCGCCAGCAACGAGAGTTGGAAATTTCCCGTCAGCGTTTCCGGCAGGCGCAGGACGGATTCGCCATTCGTAAACCATGCCGCCGAATCGGCGAGACGCTTGCCCTCTTTCTCGTAGCGTTTCGCCATTTCGCCATCCCAACCAGGATCGAACATCGTAAAATATTCCACCCGCCGCGTGGTCGGCGGTTTTGGGCCATCGAGAACGAGAGTCTGCGGGGCCGATTCGACCCAGGCTCCGACGGCGTCCTGTGAGCGGAGTTGCACTGTATTCTGGCCCGGATTCAGCATTCCGGGATCGATTGTGTAAACCAGCGACGGCCCACTTTCCGAGGCGACTTTCGTTTTATTCACCCAAAGCCCAATCTCCGGGAAACGCGTGGCTGCGGGATCGTCCATGCGGCATTGCGCCTTCAACGTCACCGGACCCGCCACGCTGCGTCCGTCGAAAATACTTGAGAAATTCACCTTGAATCCACTCGCGCCCACGCGAACTGGCGTCGCTGCATCGGACATCATTGGGGCCATCATCATCATTGGCGCATCGCCTTCCCCGGCAACGGCGGGACCTGCGCTGACTTTGGCAAATTCGTAGCGATCCAGATACAGGTTGCGATCCACTTTGCCGTTGCTGAAATCATTCTGAAAACGCACGCCGACGATGTGCGAACCCACGTCCAGATGCACCGGCAATCCGAGCGGCGCACGACGCCAGATGTGATCGCTCACGCGTCCGTTGGTGACCGGTTTCGGGAGGTCGTCGAGTCGCAACGTCATCGTCGGATATGCACCGACCGCCGCATCGCCACGGGCAACGACCATCATCTGATATTCGCCCGCTTCCTTGATATCGATGGAAGTCAGCCAGACTGGCTCGGGACTGGTATTGCGCACACACGCGCCACTGGAAGCGGAGTCGTCCTTGCCGACGACAGGAGTTTTCAAACCGTATTTTTCCGTGCGCGGTGTGTTGATCGTATCCTCGCATTCGCCGGCGATTAGTTCCTCGACTTTGGGTGCAATCACCCGCACGCGCACCGGCTCCGCAGCGATGGGAGCGGAACCTTTCACCACCACTTCGAGATTCAGATCGGTCTCGCCGGAACTCATGCGAGTGGTATCGACTGAGAAAACAAAATGCCGCCCCGGTCCTTTCGGCACGGCGGCCAGTGGCTCGGGAAATACCTCCGTGCCATTTGCCAGCCGCAACACGGCGGTCGCTTCCGTTCCATCGGGCACGAAACAATCCGCCGTCACCGCGACCTGACCCCACACGGCCGCTCCCGCGAGCGGCGCGACGATCCGGGGTTCCAGGACGAGTTTGGGCGTGGTCTCCGGGGTGATTTCCAAGGCCAGCGATGCGCCGCCCATTTTCAGGGTGGCGCGGCCCGGCTTGAGCGCGCGAATGCGGAGATAGCCGACGGGCTGTTGATCGAGAATTTTCCCTGGCAGGACGACTTCAACCTGATCGGCGGGCGTGACAATCGGTTGCAACTCGGCTGGGGCGAGGTCGGTGCCGGAGCGTTGAAAGGCGATCATCTTGGTCCGCCCGGCCTCGACTTGAATCGTGGGTGAGGGGAATCGAACTCGCATGGCCGGAGCCACCGCGCGCGCTTCGCTGGCCAGCAAAAGCAGCAGAAGAAAATGGCAAAAGCCTTTCATGACGGGCGAGAGGAGGGGAAGGAAACAGGGCAATTTACAATGTTAGCAATCCGCGTCCAACCTGTAAAAACACGACCGCGCCGGAAGCCGGGGTCTGGCTGAAATATGCACGCAATTTGCCCCGTCTTTCCGAAAAATATAAAATCATTCCCACTCTTTTAGCCGCATCAAATCCATGCCTGCATCATCGACTGAAGTCAAAAATGCCAACGTCTGCTCCACCGGAATCGAGGGGCTCGACCAAATCCTCCGGGGCGGACTGCCGCTCCACCGCTTTTACCTCGTGCAGGGCGATCCCGGTGTGGGCAAAACCACGCTCGGGCTCAACTTCCTTCTGGAGGGCGTCAAGGGCGGGGACAAGGGACTCTACATCACGCTTTCCGAGACGCACGACGAACTGGTCGAAGTCGCCAAATCGCATGAATGGGATCTAACTCAAATCTCGATTTTGGAGTTGTCGGCACTTGAGGAAACGCTCTTCGCGGAGGCGCAGAACACGCTTTTTTATCCGGCGGAAGTCGAGTTGAACCAGCTAGCGCAGATCCTCATGGAGCGCGTGGTGGAGGTCAATCCGGGGCGCGTGATCTTCGACTCGCTCTCCGAGTTGCGGCTGCTCGCGCAAAATCCGTTGCGCTACCGCCGGCAGTTGCTGGCCTTGAAGCAATTCTTTAGTGGCCGCAAATGCACCGTGCTCGTGATGGACGACCGCACCAGCGAAACCTCCGATCGCGAGGTGCAAAGCATCGCCCACGGTGTGATCAAACTCGAGCAGATGGCCCCCGAATACGGCGAGTCGCGCCGGCGCATTTCCGTCGTGAAAGTGCGCGGGGCCGTCTTCAGCGGCGGCTACCACGATTACGTCATCAGGCAGGGCGGACTTGTGGTCTATCCTCGGCTCACAGCGGCGGAAAAACAGGGAGTCTTCCCCAGCGGCGCAGCCTCGGGCGGCATCCCGGAGCTCGATCAGCTCCTCGGCGGCGGCCTCGATCGCGGCACGAGCACCCTCTTTATGGGACCGCCCGGAACCGGCAAATCGACCCTCGGCGCGCAGTTTGCCGTGGCGGCTGCGGAGCGCGGGGAAAACTCCATCGTCTTCACTTTCGACGAAAAAGTGGAGACCTACATCCACCGGGGCGACTCCATCGGACTTGGGGTTAGCCGTCAGATCGACGCTGGCCGGATCAACGCCATACAGATCAACCCCGCCGAGCTGTCTCCGGGGGAATTTGCCAACTGCATTCGCGCCGCCGTCGAGGAAAAGCAGGCCCGCGTAGTCATCATCGACAGCCTCAACGGCTACCTCAATTCCATGCCCGAGGAATCTTTCCTCGCCGTGCAGATGCACGAGTTGCTCAGTTATCTGGCGCAGCGGGGGATCGTCACCATTCTCATCCTCGCGCAAAACGGCCTCATCGGCGCCGCCATGCAATCGCCCGTGGACATCACCTACCTGGCCGACACCGTTGTCATCCTGCGCTACTTCGAGGCCGAGGGCACGGTGAAAAAAGCCATTTCCGTGATCAAGAAACGCAGCGGCGACCACGAGCGAACGATCCGCGAGTTTGCGATCACCCCCGACGGCATTCAGGTCGGCGCACCGCTCAATGCATTCCATGGCGTCCTCTCCGGCATCCCCACTTTCCAGGGGCAGGGCGATGCCCCGACGCCAAGCCAGCACCCGCATGGACCTCTCTAACGCGAGCGACCGTGGCGGGCATCTGTCCCCAGATGCCTCGGCCGGGCCACCCGGCGACGAATGCATCTTCGTCCTCGCCCCGCTGGGACGCGATGCGGAGCTGGCCAGCGCCGCACTGGCTCAAGCCGGGTTCAGCACCCGCATCTGCCGCGATCTGCCCGACATCATCGACCGCCTGTCGAACGCCGGCGACGACTGCGGCGCGGTGCTCATTGCCGAGGAATCGCTCCTCACCAGCGAGGTTGCGCGCTTCACCGGGTATCTCGAAAGCCAGCCCGCGTGGTCCGATCTGCCCGTCGTCATTCTCACCCAGGGCCGCATCACCAGTGAGTTGAGTCCGAGCCTGCTCCAGCGGTTCGCCCCGCATGGAAATATCACCCTGCTCGAGCGCCCCCTGCGCGTCATCACCCTGCGCAGCATTATGGAAGTCGCCTTGCGCGCCCGCCGCCGCCAATACGAAGTGCGCGACCTCATTCGCGAGCGCGAGGCCGTCCTTTCCAGCGAACGCGCCGCGCGCACCGAGGCCGAAAAGGCCAATCGCATGAAGGACGAGTTTCTCGCCACCCTCAGCCACGAATTGCGCACCCCGCTCAACGCCATCCTCGGCTGGACCTCCATCCTGCGCGGCGTCCCCGAGGATCGCATGGAACTCGAGCAGGGCCTGGAAATCATCGAGCGCAACGCCCGCGCGCAAGCCGTCATCATCGACGACCTGCTCGACATGAGCCGGATCATTTCGGGCAAGATCAACCTCGAAGTCGTCGGCATCCACCTCGGCGCGCTCATCGAGTCGGCGGTGAAAACCGTGCGACCCGGAGCCGACGCCCGCGAGATTGCACTCGAAGTCGCCATTGATCCCTCGCTCGGCGCATTCTGCGGCGACCCGAATCGATTGCAGCAGGTCTTTTACAACCTGCTCACCAACGCCATCAAATTCACCCCGCCCGGCGGCTCCGTCCGCGTGAACCTGCGGCAACTCGAGGCTGCGGTGGAAGTCAGCATCCGCGACTCCGGCATGGGAATCGAACCCGAGTTTTTGCCCCTCGTCTTCGACCGCTTCCGCCAGGCCAACGCCAGCAGCACCCGCAAACACGGCGGCCTCGGCCTCGGCCTCGCCATTGTCAAAAACCTCATCGAACTCCACGGCGGCCAGGTGCGGGCCGAGAGCGCCGGCCTCGGCTGCGGCTCCACCTTCATCGTCACCCTGCCCGTCAGCCACAAGTCGAGTCAGACCCCGCTCACCACGCCCGAACTCCTGCCCACCCTCGATCCCGCCGGCGTCCCACCCGACGCCCGGGAGCCATGGAAGTCCGCCCCGCGCCTCGACGGCATCCACGTTTTGGTCGTCGATGATGAACCCGACACACTCTCTATGATGCGCCGGTTCCTCCAGGAAAGCGGCGCGCAAGTCACCACCGCCTCCTCAGCGGCGGATGCCTTTGCCGCGTTTCAATCCGGCCCGCCCGACATCCTCGTCAGCGACATCGGCATGCCTGGGGAAAACGGCTACTCGCTCATCCGCCGGGTGCGCGCCCTGCCCGTCGAACACGGCGGCGTCGTCCCGGCGGTGGCCGTCACCGCCTACGCCCGCGCCGAGGACCGGGAGCAAGCCGAGCAAGCCGGTTTCAACGACCACCTCACCAAACCCATCGACGCCGCCCGCCTCCTCGACCTCCTCGCCAGCCTCACCTGTGCTGCGGATTAACGGGTGATATGGCAGTCCCGTCCCGAGTTACGGCGGAACGTATGCCCGGCAGCGCAAAGTGGTTTAGCGCGAGCAAAAAGATGTTTCCCCGAGCCGGAGACATGGTTCCTGAGGGCGAATCCACGGTGCTCCAGCTCCCGGACACGTTACCCGGCGGCCAAGACAGGTTTCCCGAGCCGATGGACACGGTGCTCAAGCCCGTAGACACGTTGCGCATGGGCAAAGACACAGTCCCTGATGGCACGGACACGTTTTTCCGGCCCCTCCACACGTTCCCCGACCCCGCAGACACGTTCCTCACCCCCCAAAACACGTTTTCCGTTCGGATGACCAATTTGGCGCAAGTGCTTGGGAAGAGGGGAGTTGCAACGAAATCACCGTCCGGGGTGCACTCGCCTAGCGCATCGACCACCGGTGAGCCAGCGGCCCAGCACCCAGGCGGCCCAGCCGATGGGGAAAAGGGTTCCCCATTGTTGAAAAAAGGTCGGGGCCGGGTGGGCGCGGAAGGCGATTTTGCCGGTGAGGATGCCGGGGTGGCCGGGCTCGAGTTGTTGCAGGACGCGGCCCTGGCGGTCGATGAAGGCGGTGACTCCGGTGTGCGCGCAACGGATGAGGGGCAGGCCGGTCTCGGGGGCGCGAAAGAGGGCGTTCTGGAAGTGCTGGCGCTCGACCACGGGGTCGGCGAAGAGGCTGTCGTCGGTGAGATTGAGCAGGATGTTGGCTCCGGCGGCTGCGTTGTCGCGGGCGAGCGAGGGGAGGGTGTCCTCGACGCAAATGAGCGAGCCGAGCCGGGTGTCGCTGCCGATCAGCCAGAGCGGCGCGGAGGAGGTTCCTCGGGAGAAATCGCTCTCGTAGAAGGGGAGCAAGTGGCGTTTCCGATAGGTCTGCATCCCCCGCCAGCCGGGCGGGAAGGCAAAGGCGCTGTTGTAGGAGCCGTCGGGCGAATGTTCCTGACTGCCGGTGATGAACCACACAGGGACGTTTTCCAGATCGAGATCGAACTCGACTGCGAGCTTTTTCAGGACCGGGAGCGAGTCGAGGAGGGGAGCGCCGGGGGCGGATTCGGGCCAGACGATGAGGTCGGGATTTTGCAGAAGCGCGAGGGTGCTGAGGTGCATGTATTCGCGGAGTGGGTCCTTGGCCGTCGCCGCCTGGACGAGGGAAACTTTGATCTCGCGGTCGTTGGTGTGATCGAAGGAAAGGCTCACGCCATAGCCAAACGACCCGAGGACGAGCGCGAGGCCGAAGGTGAAATCAGAGCGCGAGGCGAAGGTCAGCCGGCCCGCCTCGGCGATGAGGCGCGAGATGGTGGTGACGACGATGACGTTGCTAAAAACGATGAGCCACGAGAGGAATGGAACTCCGCCCACGGAGGCGAGCTGGAGAAACGGGATATTGGTATGGAGCGCGACTCCGAGGCCGTTCCAGGTCATGCCGCCAAAGAGGCAGCCGCGCAGCCATTCCAACAAAGCCCAAGCCGAGGCGAGGGTGATCGCGACGGCGAGACTGGTGATAGATCGACGCCA contains the following coding sequences:
- a CDS encoding DUF1800 family protein produces the protein MKGFCHFLLLLLLASEARAVAPAMRVRFPSPTIQVEAGRTKMIAFQRSGTDLAPAELQPIVTPADQVEVVLPGKILDQQPVGYLRIRALKPGRATLKMGGASLALEITPETTPKLVLEPRIVAPLAGAAVWGQVAVTADCFVPDGTEATAVLRLANGTEVFPEPLAAVPKGPGRHFVFSVDTTRMSSGETDLNLEVVVKGSAPIAAEPVRVRVIAPKVEELIAGECEDTINTPRTEKYGLKTPVVGKDDSASSGACVRNTSPEPVWLTSIDIKEAGEYQMMVVARGDAAVGAYPTMTLRLDDLPKPVTNGRVSDHIWRRAPLGLPVHLDVGSHIVGVRFQNDFSNGKVDRNLYLDRYEFAKVSAGPAVAGEGDAPMMMMAPMMSDAATPVRVGASGFKVNFSSIFDGRSVAGPVTLKAQCRMDDPAATRFPEIGLWVNKTKVASESGPSLVYTIDPGMLNPGQNTVQLRSQDAVGAWVESAPQTLVLDGPKPPTTRRVEYFTMFDPGWDGEMAKRYEKEGKRLADSAAWFTNGESVLRLPETLTGNFQLSLLAKGQFYKVLPMAEVALRVNGKETAVLQSEIKPEWSEVRAGNFSLPTGPKELVVRFINDESDGRKNDRNFWLRAIKLTESTTPQKASVALKYWPQNQAAGLSDAVVAQFSAPDGLATADLVIDDIPQNLATDISDGLNPVLLPLLTRSLKPGSHRLQVVAFDADGKKTASTTKEIFVSAKREPATGNYAKAVALLDRLGFGASPADLLPLLTQGPAQWLASALAPDANQRAIVRSAINQRFAGEDASNNLVRQVLYEAVVDPNPVRDRFVLWTENHFSTWIEKTGREKKRREHEAFARIGVASFSDLLLTSAMSPAMLLYLDQQRSFAGRLNENYAREIMELHTLGVKGGYTQSDVTALAGLLTGWSMAEQGDLEGTGGDLVGEFRYDPDLNAGAPTQILGLEFPKAAPEERFARVEMALDMLASYPSTGEFISRKLAEHYVSDPAPASLVQKMGLVYLKTGGDMKALMTAMVQSPEFAAAPRRIATPLDFSLRMARAVRLEETSPIADFLRRSGMGLFDHSTPDGYSAADSDYVSSNALMQRWRLGQKIEGPLLSVIPKTWRDEKKLTPEQTQRMLDFTATRLLGACLSETSNQAAIELLAKTEPTGDARSRLIVNFLCQTPEAGLR
- a CDS encoding ATPase domain-containing protein, with product MPASSTEVKNANVCSTGIEGLDQILRGGLPLHRFYLVQGDPGVGKTTLGLNFLLEGVKGGDKGLYITLSETHDELVEVAKSHEWDLTQISILELSALEETLFAEAQNTLFYPAEVELNQLAQILMERVVEVNPGRVIFDSLSELRLLAQNPLRYRRQLLALKQFFSGRKCTVLVMDDRTSETSDREVQSIAHGVIKLEQMAPEYGESRRRISVVKVRGAVFSGGYHDYVIRQGGLVVYPRLTAAEKQGVFPSGAASGGIPELDQLLGGGLDRGTSTLFMGPPGTGKSTLGAQFAVAAAERGENSIVFTFDEKVETYIHRGDSIGLGVSRQIDAGRINAIQINPAELSPGEFANCIRAAVEEKQARVVIIDSLNGYLNSMPEESFLAVQMHELLSYLAQRGIVTILILAQNGLIGAAMQSPVDITYLADTVVILRYFEAEGTVKKAISVIKKRSGDHERTIREFAITPDGIQVGAPLNAFHGVLSGIPTFQGQGDAPTPSQHPHGPL
- a CDS encoding ATP-binding protein, whose protein sequence is MDLSNASDRGGHLSPDASAGPPGDECIFVLAPLGRDAELASAALAQAGFSTRICRDLPDIIDRLSNAGDDCGAVLIAEESLLTSEVARFTGYLESQPAWSDLPVVILTQGRITSELSPSLLQRFAPHGNITLLERPLRVITLRSIMEVALRARRRQYEVRDLIREREAVLSSERAARTEAEKANRMKDEFLATLSHELRTPLNAILGWTSILRGVPEDRMELEQGLEIIERNARAQAVIIDDLLDMSRIISGKINLEVVGIHLGALIESAVKTVRPGADAREIALEVAIDPSLGAFCGDPNRLQQVFYNLLTNAIKFTPPGGSVRVNLRQLEAAVEVSIRDSGMGIEPEFLPLVFDRFRQANASSTRKHGGLGLGLAIVKNLIELHGGQVRAESAGLGCGSTFIVTLPVSHKSSQTPLTTPELLPTLDPAGVPPDAREPWKSAPRLDGIHVLVVDDEPDTLSMMRRFLQESGAQVTTASSAADAFAAFQSGPPDILVSDIGMPGENGYSLIRRVRALPVEHGGVVPAVAVTAYARAEDREQAEQAGFNDHLTKPIDAARLLDLLASLTCAAD